From the genome of Grus americana isolate bGruAme1 chromosome 4, bGruAme1.mat, whole genome shotgun sequence:
agggacaagatgccttgcagagggatctagatagattggagcacTGGGCAACGATTAATGGGATGATATTTACCAAGTCCcaatgccagattctgcacctaggaCAGAGTAATGCCAGGCACAAATAcaagctgggagaggagtgtctggagagcagccctgcagaaaaggatctgggggtgctgggtgagAGCAGGCTCAATATGAGTCAGcggtgtgccctggcagccgaGAGGGCAACCCccgtcctggggtgcatcaaacacagtgTAACCAGCTGGTCAGCAGAGGGGATTGTCAGcgttggtgcggcctcacctcgagtactgcgtgcagttctGGACCCTGCAATTTCAGAAGGATATTCAGGTACTCGGAAGCgtccagagcagggcaagaaagctggtgaaagggctagaaggaatgtcctatgaggagtggctgaggccTCGGGGCTtgtctgctttggagaaaaggaggctgaggggcgacctcacggctctctgcagcttcctgagaaGGGAAGCGGAGAGGGAGGctctgatctcttctccctgggatccagtgacaggacgtgtgggaatggttcaaagctgcgccAGGGCAGGTTCAGACCGGACTTTAGGAAGCActtctttaccgagagggtggtcaagcactggaccaggcttcctagagaggtggtcgatgccccaagcctgtcagcaTTTAAGAGGCACTTGggcaatgcccttaacaacgTGCTTTAACTTTTGCTCCGCCCTGAAGTGGCCAGGcagttgggctagatgatcgtTGTCggtctcttccaactgaaaatattctagtCCATTCTAGTCCAGTCTGGTCCCCCCAGCCACGGGCCACGTCACCTTCTCTCACATGTGCACGCTTTGGATTCCTTTGGGTGGAATGCCTATGGTCACAGGCAGACAGACCAACGGTATGTTTCCTCTGCTTGGCACCACGACTCCCCACTCCCTCGACAAGAGAGACTTAACACAGAAAGGGACTTCAGGGCACGCTCCCACTCACTgaccttctctccctctctttgccTCCAGGCGGCTTTGGGCGGGAGGCGCATCGGATGTACAGTTGTGCACATGCTGAACTGACAGAAACATGGCAGCCGTGTCAGCCTTGGCACATACGCAGCAAGGCTAAAGCAAGCTTTTGCGGTGTCTGGGTCTCAAGGCATGCACTCATGCAGAACGGGCCAGGCTTCTGGGAGGCACGATCCACAGCGGAGCACTCCAGCGCGGTGTACAGGGGCCTCTCCTGAACCGGGGAAACCTCGGGGGAGTGGAGAGACGTTGCACCCGCCGTGGCCTCTCCAGCCCCCTGGCTTGCCCTTGCAGGGGGCAAGTGGGTAGCCAGAGACAGGAGCCACAGGATCTTTTCCACTTGCACCAGGGACACGATTTGCATTTGGCTTGATCGTCAGGCTTTGCAGGGCTAAGTCCTGCCCCGGCAGAAGGCATccaagaggagaagagggaggaggagttTTGTCTCTGCCCAAGGGCTCGTAGCTCTTCTTTTCAAGGCAAGGCAGAGTCAGACCACCTGGCCCAGAAAGCTCTGCCCCTCTCTACGTCAGTCAGGGACATCCAGCTACAGTCCCCGTTTTCATCTCCATGACGGTTTTGGGGGGCGTCTGCCCGCCTTGTCAAGAGAGCCCCCGGGAGCTGGCTCGTGCCAGGCGGGTTCGTCCTTGCTGTGATGCCCAGGACGCGCTGAGCCGGGCGATGGGGACGAAGGCCGGGGCTTGCCGGCTGGGTGATGCTGCTCTGGTGACTGTGACGTCAGAGAGGACAGGTCACAATGGGAGCTGTCCCAAgggacagcaccaggcagaCCCGCTGCTGTTTGGCTCCGGCGACCGTGAGTGCAGCATGCAGGGGGAAGGCTGGGCTGGATGGGGGCCGGGGAGGGTGGCCGGGGGGGTTTCTAACCCGGAGCGAGAGCCGAGCCCCTCAGGGCAGGGCACGGTACCGCcctcggggctgggggaagaggtgctcagAGCTCCCAGTGGTGCCAGGGACCCAGAGAGGCTTTGGGGATGTGCTGGTGGCCCGTGGCTCCACGGGACGCTGTtgtggggcagggaaagggccTCGGCAGATTCTGCTCGGGTGTCGCTCGCCCTTTCACGGGGTACAGCCCAGACGGGGGCCGGCCATCAGGGCGGCTTGGGCAGGACGGGCCCCATGCTGTCTCCAGCCAGGGCCTGCGGCCTGTCGAGCCTGTTGACGGCAGTGCCCAAACGCTTTCCTGGGACAGCCCGTGGCTCCCACCCGTGCAGTGCTCACAAAGCCTGCCCTTGCTCCCTCACCCCGTCTCCCACCCAGCCCTACTCAGCCCCCTTTTCTCCCACCCTCTCCAGGCCATGGCTACGGCAATCGCCCTCCTTCTGGCTGTGCTGGCCGTCCAGCACGGGCTGAAGCACGACCACCAGATAGATGTGGCCGCGACCGAGCGGATGCAGCAGCGCGAGGAGTATCTCCAGCAGGAGATGActcggctgctgcaggaggtcgAGCAGAGCAGGAGCGCCGAGGGAGCCACGCTCCTTTCCGTCTTGCAGCGGTGGCCGTTGTGGACCGTTGCAGGAGCCCTGGTCCTGCTCGCTGAGGTCTGCTGGCTGGCCAGGGAAATGAAGCTTgcctctggcagctgcagtcagCAGGACAGCTCcggcagtgaggaggaggacgacGACGAGGATGAGGGAGACCGCCGTGGCCTCAGGTCTTTGGCTGCGTCCGCCCCGTTGCCGATGCAGGGCCTGCCCGACACGTGCGAGGCgctgaaggagctggtgggTGACCTCCTCGGTGTCTGCCGCGTGCTCTCCAAGAAGACCTTCATGCCGCAGATGCACCCGGCCGTCGGGATGGACGGCACCTATGAAACCTGGAGCGTCCACGGGAACAACATCGCCTACCGCCTGCTGGTGTTCCTGCGGCCACCCCCCGGGCACTCTTTCCGCCTGGAGCTGGACACCACggggcagctgccagcaaggcACTCCAGCATCCACGTGCTGCTGGAGTGCGTGTGCTcaagggagcagctgctgggggatATTTCGTGCTTTCTGCACCACCCCGACGACCGGCTGCCGAGGGATCAGAGCTCGTGCCTCCTACGCGCCCTCTGCACACGCTCCTACTTGGACGTGGAGAAAATCGCCTGCTGGGTCCAACTGCTGGTGAGATCAGCCTGGCTGCTTTTGCCTCAGTCGCACCACTGCCAGCTGATggtgctgccttcctcccagtCCTGCAAGTTCCAGCTGAGAACCACCTCCAGGATGAACATCTGCACTGAGATGATTTTTGCGGTGCAGCAAGGCAGCTCGGGCGCCTACCTGAGCCTTGAGTAGGCAGAGGCCAGCTTTACCAGCAGCGCAGCATG
Proteins encoded in this window:
- the LOC129205750 gene encoding inositol 1,4,5-trisphosphate receptor-interacting protein-like 1 yields the protein MATAIALLLAVLAVQHGLKHDHQIDVAATERMQQREEYLQQEMTRLLQEVEQSRSAEGATLLSVLQRWPLWTVAGALVLLAEVCWLAREMKLASGSCSQQDSSGSEEEDDDEDEGDRRGLRSLAASAPLPMQGLPDTCEALKELVGDLLGVCRVLSKKTFMPQMHPAVGMDGTYETWSVHGNNIAYRLLVFLRPPPGHSFRLELDTTGQLPARHSSIHVLLECVCSREQLLGDISCFLHHPDDRLPRDQSSCLLRALCTRSYLDVEKIACWVQLLVRSAWLLLPQSHHCQLMVLPSSQSCKFQLRTTSRMNICTEMIFAVQQGSSGAYLSLE